From Lytechinus pictus isolate F3 Inbred chromosome 6, Lp3.0, whole genome shotgun sequence, the proteins below share one genomic window:
- the LOC135154401 gene encoding uncharacterized protein LOC135154401, giving the protein MLMYGVGAVTCGIIAGYYKIEFSLGALYIVTAFAGLATISKNMWTVVAFLILCSLSTFGSVGACGYYINTLVRGGILSDSCHGCLNVFIPFCILAGITFMAVITSFAGLVYSCHGWFSLEARRRRTSVANRGQPVIVTTEVAMR; this is encoded by the exons ATGCTGATGTATGGTGTCGGTGCGGTGACATGCGGTATTATAGCCGGATACTACAAGATTGAATTCAGCCTTGGTGCG ctcTACATTGTCACTGCCTTTGCTGGACTTGCAACAATATCCAAAAATATGTGGACG GTTGTGGCGTTCCTGATATTGTGCTCCCTGTCAACATTTGGAAGTGTAGGAGCTTGCGGATATTACATCAACACGCTTGTACGTGGAGGAATACTATCTGATTCCTGTCACGGATGTTTG aatgtCTTCATTCCGTTTTGTATTTTAGCCGGAATAACATTCATGGCTGTAATCACCTCATTTGCCGGGCTGGTCTATAGCTGCCACGGTTGGTTCTCTCTAGAGGCTCGCAGAAGAAGAACATCG GTTGCTAACCGGGGACAGCCAGTAATTGTCACTACAGAAGTTGCGATGCGATAG